AAAGGCCACCGCCCGGGCCGCCCCCCCGGCCCCGAGGATGACCGCTTTCTTGCCGGCCGGATTAAAACCTGCTTCCTGGAGGGAACGCAAAAAACCGCTGGCGTCAGTATTGTAGCCTGTCAGGCGTCCGTCATTAACAATTGTATTCACGGCTCCGATGCGGGCCGCCGCGGGATCGATTGCATCCAAGTATTTGATAATTGCTTCTTTATGGGGTACCGTAACATTGGCGCCCCGGAAACCCAGGGCTTTAAGCCCGGCCAGGGCAGCCGGCAGGCCGGAAGGGGTAACGGCAAAGGCCAGGTAAACCAGGTCCAGCCCGGTGGCGGCAAAGGCCGCATTTTGCATTAAAGGCGATAAAGAATGTTCTACCGGGCATCCCATGAGGGCCACCAGCCCGGTTGAGGCTTTTACCTGCAGCATTGCCTACCCTGCCATTTCTTTTTAATAATCGGGTTATGTAAAGCCAATTTTTTTACTCACTCTATTATAAGTCCTTTAAATCGTTGATTACCAGGCGTTTGGTTATCAATTTTTCTATCTGACGGATCACCCTGGTGCCAATGAACTCGCGCTTATTTATAGGCATCACCAGAATTGTGTACAGCCCCAGGCGGTTTCCTCCCAGGACATCGGTAAAAACCTGGTCGCCGATCACGGCAGTATTACCAACTGCCGTTTCCATGACGGCCATGGCCTGGTAAAAGGCCCGCCGCCTGGGTTTACCGGCCCTGGAAATTCCGGGAATACCCAGGTAAGCAGCTATTTTTTGCACCCGGACATCCCGGTTGTTGGATACAAGGCAGGCCCTTAAGTCTTGCTTCTTTAATTCCGTAAACCACCGGTAAATTTCCCGGTCCAGGGTCGCCCGTCCCCATTCGGTCACCGTATTATCCAGGTCAATAATCAAACCGCGGATACCCCGCGCCTTTAAAGCTGCCAGGGGTATATCCCGCAGGGAACGCACATAGAGGTCCGGTTGCAGTAGCTTGAGCATGTTTCACTCCTAATAGAGGCACTTACAGGTTATTATACCACAAAAAGACTGCCGGGGAGTAACCATTATTTTCAATGGGAGGGGACGGCGGTAGTTTTAGTCCCTTCCCGAGGTAAGCTGTAAGCAGGTAATATTGTCTTTTATATTACCTGAAGCATTAGGCACTTGAGGTAACGCGACTCGTCGTAGCCAAGGAGTACCGGGTGGTCAGGAGCCTGGCCGCGCCTGGCCAGCAGGCGCAGGCGGCGACGGGCATCAAAGGCTGCATCCTGGATAACTTCTAAAAAGAGTTCCTCGGGCATGTGGTAGGAACAGGAACAGGTCACCAGAAAGCCGCCAGGAGATAAAATCTTCATCGCCCGCAAATTTATCTCTTTATAGCCCCGGATGGCTCCCTCCAAAGCCTTCCTGGCCTTGACAAATGCCGGCGGATCCAGGATAACTACATCAAACCTTTCTTCCTGGCGCTCCAGCTCTCGCAAGGCGTCAAAAGCATTGGCTTCCTCAAAAGAACACAGGTCCCCATAACCATTGAGCACCGCATTGCGCCGTGCCATAGCAATGGCTTCTGCCGAGATATCCAGGCCCACTACTTCCCGGGCACCATAATGGGCGGCATGGACGCTGAACCCCCCGGTATGACAAAAGCAATCCAGCACCCGCGCCCCTTTCACAAACGGCTGGAGGGCGGCTCGGTTTTCCCTCTGGTCCAGGAAGTAACCCGTCTTCTGTCCTGCGGCCAGATCCACATAAAATTTAAGGCCGTTCTCTTGTATGACAACCTGCGGGTCAAAGGGACCCTTGAGGAATCCCGACCGCAGCTCCAAGCCCTCCAGTTTCCGCACTGGCGCATCGTTGCGCTCAAAGATCCCCGTTGGCTGGATTAACTCATCCAGGATTTCCACTAGATTATCTTTAAAACGATCAATCCCTAAGGCTAGGGTCTGGACCACCAGGTAGGGGC
This Moorella sp. E308F DNA region includes the following protein-coding sequences:
- a CDS encoding class I SAM-dependent rRNA methyltransferase produces the protein MARVQLRRGEEGRIKRGHPWVYWTEIETIYGAFEPGDIVTVEDRRGRFIGRGYINPASMITVRILTYSRDEEIDAAFWRRRLAAAWDYRRRVLAGAGTDAYRVVFGEADFLPGLIVDKFGPYLVVQTLALGIDRFKDNLVEILDELIQPTGIFERNDAPVRKLEGLELRSGFLKGPFDPQVVIQENGLKFYVDLAAGQKTGYFLDQRENRAALQPFVKGARVLDCFCHTGGFSVHAAHYGAREVVGLDISAEAIAMARRNAVLNGYGDLCSFEEANAFDALRELERQEERFDVVILDPPAFVKARKALEGAIRGYKEINLRAMKILSPGGFLVTCSCSYHMPEELFLEVIQDAAFDARRRLRLLARRGQAPDHPVLLGYDESRYLKCLMLQVI
- a CDS encoding YqeG family HAD IIIA-type phosphatase; protein product: MLKLLQPDLYVRSLRDIPLAALKARGIRGLIIDLDNTVTEWGRATLDREIYRWFTELKKQDLRACLVSNNRDVRVQKIAAYLGIPGISRAGKPRRRAFYQAMAVMETAVGNTAVIGDQVFTDVLGGNRLGLYTILVMPINKREFIGTRVIRQIEKLITKRLVINDLKDL